A genomic segment from uncultured Marinifilum sp. encodes:
- a CDS encoding DUF4294 domain-containing protein, giving the protein MNWCFKIGLFIILLFSFSDMVEAENLCEFEFLTNRDTVVFADTNLHVNLDEVKIKFYKRKKRKHYRNTRKYWRTVRNIRLVYPYAEAANNTITALNMQLAELTTKKERRKLIRKEYKGLMKEYKKPLMKLKISQGKLLMKLIDRETGNCSYRHLKELKGSFTAVFWQSIAVMFGSSLKAKYDPQGDDWMVEEILDRMKRHEIRPPRKLSPVKMELNKPKNK; this is encoded by the coding sequence ATGAACTGGTGTTTTAAAATAGGGCTTTTTATTATTCTGTTATTTTCCTTTTCGGATATGGTAGAAGCAGAGAATTTGTGCGAATTTGAATTTCTTACAAATAGAGATACTGTTGTTTTTGCAGACACCAATTTACATGTAAATCTAGATGAAGTTAAAATTAAGTTTTACAAAAGAAAAAAACGGAAGCATTACAGAAATACTCGTAAATATTGGCGTACTGTAAGAAATATAAGACTTGTTTATCCTTATGCCGAAGCAGCAAATAATACCATTACAGCTCTTAATATGCAGTTGGCCGAGCTTACTACTAAAAAAGAAAGGCGAAAATTAATTCGTAAGGAATACAAAGGTTTAATGAAGGAGTATAAGAAGCCTTTAATGAAGTTGAAGATCTCTCAAGGAAAACTTTTGATGAAATTAATTGATAGAGAAACGGGTAATTGCAGCTATAGGCATTTAAAAGAATTGAAAGGATCTTTTACGGCTGTATTTTGGCAGTCGATAGCGGTAATGTTTGGTTCTTCGCTTAAAGCAAAATATGACCCACAAGGAGATGACTGGATGGTAGAAGAAATTTTAGATAGAATGAAGAGGCATGAAATAAGACCTCCGAGAAAATTATCGCCAGTTAAAATGGAGTTAAATAAGCCGAAGAATAAATAA
- the ggt gene encoding gamma-glutamyltransferase: MKKFFSIFLLISLSVWVKAQDRVTGLNFATRSEVIAQNGMACTSQPLATQVALDILKSGGNAIDAAIAANATLGLMEPTGCGIGGDIFVIIWDAKTQKLYGLNGSGRSPKSLSLDYLKQNTNGKIPSFGPIPVSVPGCVDGWFTIHDKFGKIKMDKILAPAIQYAKNGFPVSELIAYYMNASAKRLKKYKGFAETYMPNGKMPQKGEVFKNPYLANTYEKIAKGGRDAFYKGDIAKTIAKYIKEQGGFLSYEDLASHKSEWVNPISINYRGFEIWELPPNGQGTAALQILNILKYNNISKMGFGSADYIHTFVEAKKLAFEDRAKFYGDPDFSNIPIRQLISNEYAQKRNELINPNQASKKYDAGELEQGNTIYMTVADKEGNMVSLIQSNYRGMGSGMTPDSLGFVLQDRGELFSLQEGHANVYEPGKRPFHTIIPAFISKAGKPYISFGLMGGSMQPQGHAQIVVNLIDFGMNLQEAGDAPRLRHEGSSQPTGEKMTDGGWLNLETGFSYQEIRALLQKGHRIKYAAGGYGGYQAIMWDEQKGVYFGASESRKDGQAAGY; this comes from the coding sequence ATGAAAAAATTCTTCTCAATTTTTCTTTTAATCTCTTTATCAGTATGGGTAAAGGCTCAAGATAGAGTAACCGGATTAAACTTTGCTACAAGATCGGAGGTAATTGCTCAAAACGGAATGGCATGTACCAGCCAACCTTTGGCCACTCAAGTAGCTTTAGATATCTTAAAATCTGGCGGAAATGCAATTGATGCTGCAATAGCTGCAAATGCCACTTTAGGATTAATGGAACCAACCGGATGTGGCATTGGTGGAGATATTTTTGTTATTATTTGGGATGCAAAAACTCAGAAACTTTATGGTTTAAATGGAAGCGGAAGATCTCCAAAATCTTTAAGCCTAGATTATCTGAAACAAAATACTAATGGTAAAATTCCATCTTTTGGACCTATTCCTGTATCGGTTCCCGGCTGTGTTGATGGATGGTTTACTATTCACGATAAATTTGGAAAAATAAAAATGGATAAAATTCTTGCTCCTGCTATACAATATGCAAAAAATGGATTTCCTGTTAGCGAGTTAATCGCTTATTACATGAACGCGAGTGCTAAGCGATTAAAAAAATACAAAGGCTTTGCCGAAACATACATGCCCAATGGTAAAATGCCTCAAAAAGGAGAAGTTTTTAAAAACCCTTATTTGGCAAATACCTACGAAAAAATAGCAAAAGGTGGTCGCGATGCTTTCTACAAAGGTGATATTGCAAAAACTATAGCTAAATACATTAAAGAACAAGGTGGTTTTCTTTCTTACGAAGATTTGGCTTCGCACAAATCGGAATGGGTAAATCCTATATCTATTAACTATCGAGGGTTTGAGATTTGGGAACTACCCCCCAATGGTCAGGGAACTGCAGCATTACAAATTTTAAACATCCTAAAATATAATAACATCTCAAAAATGGGCTTTGGCAGCGCCGATTACATTCACACTTTTGTTGAGGCGAAAAAACTAGCATTCGAGGACAGAGCTAAATTCTATGGTGATCCCGACTTTTCGAATATTCCTATTCGCCAACTAATATCAAACGAATATGCACAAAAAAGAAATGAATTAATAAATCCAAATCAGGCATCAAAAAAATACGATGCAGGTGAACTGGAACAAGGCAATACAATATACATGACAGTAGCCGATAAAGAAGGAAACATGGTATCTCTTATTCAAAGTAATTATCGCGGAATGGGATCGGGCATGACTCCTGATTCTTTAGGTTTTGTATTACAAGATAGAGGCGAACTTTTTAGTCTGCAGGAAGGACATGCAAATGTTTACGAACCAGGTAAACGACCTTTTCATACAATTATTCCTGCTTTTATAAGCAAAGCCGGAAAACCTTACATAAGCTTTGGATTAATGGGTGGATCAATGCAACCACAAGGACATGCACAAATTGTTGTTAATCTAATTGATTTTGGTATGAACCTGCAGGAAGCCGGAGATGCTCCTCGACTTCGACACGAAGGTTCGTCGCAACCTACAGGCGAAAAAATGACAGATGGTGGCTGGCTTAATCTAGAAACAGGATTTTCCTATCAGGAAATACGTGCCTTATTACAAAAAGGACATAGAATAAAATATGCTGCCGGAGGTTATGGAGGATATCAGGCAATCATGTGGGACGAGCAAAAAGGAGTATACTTTGGCGCATCTGAATCTAGAAAAGATGGTCAGGCTGCAGGATATTAA
- a CDS encoding arginine deiminase family protein has translation MTKYVELNVRSEIGELEGVILHTPGSEVENMTPGNAERALYSDILNLAVAKEEYKQLSGVLGEISQTYQVTDLLANVLKNNKAKENIIDKVCQMEPQIGVKGNTYCIKDFLLDQEPTELAKLLIEGVPLKADNLTKFLSKERYAMRPLHNFFFTRDASISVLDEVLIGKMANGVRDRESLIMQAIFDYTPEFKTKTVNPIDKKVIDPNCMIEGGDVLIAREDILVIGNGTRTSTQGIDFILTQLLSQKEKKQRHILVQELPSQPESFIHLDMVFTLLDIDKCMVYEPLILRPNKYQTVHITIENGKVLNIKRENNLLEALKKLGMDLKPIYCGGNGDPWNQEREQWHSGANFFAVGPGKVIGYGRNIHTLEEMNKNGFEILRAKDIIRHKVEISDYEKYAITIEGSELPRGGGGARCMTMPVRRKPVKW, from the coding sequence ATGACTAAGTATGTAGAATTAAATGTTAGATCAGAGATTGGTGAACTGGAAGGAGTTATCCTTCACACTCCAGGTTCGGAAGTTGAAAACATGACTCCCGGAAATGCCGAAAGAGCACTTTACAGTGATATTTTAAATCTTGCTGTAGCAAAAGAAGAATACAAACAACTTAGCGGTGTACTTGGAGAAATTTCCCAAACTTATCAGGTAACAGATCTACTGGCCAATGTATTAAAAAACAACAAGGCCAAAGAAAATATTATTGATAAAGTTTGCCAAATGGAACCTCAAATAGGGGTAAAAGGAAACACTTATTGTATTAAAGATTTTTTATTAGATCAGGAACCTACTGAACTTGCAAAATTACTAATCGAAGGAGTACCGCTTAAAGCTGATAATCTAACCAAGTTTCTAAGTAAAGAGCGTTACGCAATGCGTCCATTGCACAATTTTTTCTTTACTCGTGATGCTTCCATTTCTGTTCTTGACGAAGTATTAATTGGAAAAATGGCTAATGGTGTTCGCGATCGTGAATCATTAATTATGCAGGCAATTTTTGATTATACTCCCGAATTTAAAACCAAAACAGTTAATCCAATCGATAAAAAAGTGATTGATCCAAACTGTATGATTGAAGGTGGTGATGTTCTAATTGCGCGTGAAGATATTTTGGTAATTGGAAATGGAACAAGAACATCTACTCAAGGAATCGATTTTATTTTAACTCAACTACTATCTCAGAAAGAGAAAAAACAACGTCATATTCTGGTGCAGGAATTACCTAGTCAACCAGAATCTTTTATCCATTTGGATATGGTATTTACACTATTAGATATAGATAAATGTATGGTTTACGAACCATTAATTCTTCGTCCTAATAAATACCAAACTGTTCATATTACTATTGAAAACGGAAAAGTACTAAATATTAAACGTGAAAATAATCTGCTCGAAGCATTAAAGAAATTAGGTATGGATTTAAAGCCTATTTACTGCGGTGGCAATGGCGATCCTTGGAATCAGGAAAGAGAACAATGGCATAGTGGAGCTAACTTTTTTGCTGTTGGCCCTGGTAAAGTTATTGGCTATGGCAGAAACATTCACACTCTAGAAGAAATGAACAAGAATGGATTTGAAATTTTACGAGCTAAAGATATCATTCGCCATAAAGTAGAAATTTCTGATTACGAAAAATATGCTATTACAATTGAAGGTTCAGAACTACCAAGAGGTGGTGGTGGCGCTCGTTGTATGACAATGCCAGTTCGCCGTAAACCAGTTAAATGGTAA
- a CDS encoding RNA methyltransferase: MRKLKNSELDRKSIEEFKQSEKTPIIIVLDNVRSLNNIGSVFRTSDALLIEAVYLCGITATPPHRELHKTALGAEDSVQWEYFKNTEDAVRKLKEIDFKIYSVEQAENSISLENFKTNSDQKYALIFGNEVKGVQQKIVDSSDGCIEIPQFGTKHSFNISVSCGIVLWDLFSKLNYHQ; this comes from the coding sequence ATGAGAAAATTAAAAAACAGCGAATTAGATCGCAAAAGTATTGAAGAATTTAAGCAATCGGAAAAAACTCCTATTATTATTGTTTTAGATAATGTAAGAAGTTTAAACAATATTGGTTCAGTTTTTCGCACTTCCGATGCTTTACTAATCGAGGCTGTTTATTTATGTGGTATTACAGCAACACCTCCACACAGAGAATTACATAAAACTGCTTTGGGAGCTGAAGATTCGGTTCAGTGGGAATATTTTAAAAACACCGAAGATGCTGTCCGTAAACTCAAAGAAATTGATTTTAAAATTTATTCTGTAGAACAAGCAGAAAATAGTATTTCTCTTGAAAATTTTAAGACGAACTCAGATCAAAAGTATGCTCTTATTTTTGGCAATGAAGTAAAAGGTGTTCAACAAAAAATTGTTGATTCTTCGGATGGATGTATAGAAATTCCGCAATTTGGAACAAAACACTCTTTCAATATATCAGTAAGTTGTGGTATTGTGCTTTGGGATCTATTCTCAAAGCTAAACTATCATCAATAA
- a CDS encoding ATP-binding protein, which translates to METMEINIPHKVTNNFQSLVFFIDTNEKTRKCYADEIILNFAETKVFESNLFSILGCLIGNWEKRKNKVRLLNIQESISNLFYTKKLVRGGTRKFLWKHLIKCQYFGSSDEEVLLEYLETKIFPERPGIILNQQLKMAIQLCVAEVFRNAFVHGACREVFIAHYFSVYNQKLFVSIVCKGKSIKDTIKGKEYGRNGTSAIEWAVKSETSSKTKQNGMGLFTIRQFIEQNQGKIQILSDNGVWKQVRHRVFSKMTEKAFPGTVVTLEFNLKE; encoded by the coding sequence ATGGAAACGATGGAAATTAATATTCCGCATAAAGTCACTAATAATTTTCAATCATTGGTTTTTTTTATTGATACAAATGAAAAAACCAGAAAATGTTATGCAGATGAGATTATTCTAAATTTTGCAGAAACCAAAGTTTTTGAATCTAACCTATTTTCTATTCTTGGGTGCTTAATAGGCAATTGGGAGAAAAGAAAAAACAAAGTTCGTTTGCTTAATATTCAGGAATCGATTTCCAATCTTTTTTATACCAAGAAATTAGTAAGAGGAGGTACTCGTAAGTTTCTATGGAAGCATTTAATTAAATGTCAGTATTTTGGTAGTTCTGATGAAGAAGTTTTGTTAGAATATTTAGAAACAAAGATTTTTCCGGAAAGGCCAGGTATTATCCTAAATCAACAACTGAAAATGGCAATTCAACTTTGCGTTGCCGAAGTTTTTAGAAATGCGTTTGTGCATGGTGCGTGTAGAGAGGTTTTTATTGCACATTATTTTTCGGTGTATAATCAGAAACTTTTTGTAAGCATTGTTTGCAAAGGAAAATCTATTAAGGATACCATAAAAGGTAAAGAATATGGAAGAAATGGCACCTCTGCAATTGAATGGGCTGTTAAAAGTGAAACAAGCTCTAAGACTAAACAAAATGGCATGGGTTTATTTACTATTCGACAGTTTATTGAACAGAATCAAGGAAAAATTCAAATTCTTTCGGATAATGGTGTCTGGAAACAGGTAAGACACCGGGTTTTTTCTAAAATGACAGAAAAAGCATTTCCCGGTACTGTAGTAACCTTAGAGTTTAATCTTAAAGAATAA
- a CDS encoding deoxynucleoside kinase: MDYNFIVIEGNIGAGKTTLTNKIAEECNAKLILEQFAENPFLPKFYKDPEKYSFPLEMSFLADRYNQLKKELSERDLFKSFTISDYYFMKSLIFSKQTLQNDEYTLYRQFFHIIYNSLPKPDLYVYLHSNTEKLLNNIKNRGREYEQKISADYLSKIQESYFEFFKQQQDLKFLVIDTNNIDFVNNREDYRKVKDCIFNAECKMGLNRIIL; the protein is encoded by the coding sequence ATGGATTATAACTTTATTGTAATAGAAGGAAATATTGGTGCAGGTAAAACTACGCTTACTAATAAAATAGCTGAAGAATGTAATGCCAAACTGATATTGGAGCAGTTTGCAGAGAATCCTTTTTTACCAAAATTTTATAAGGATCCCGAAAAGTACTCTTTTCCTTTAGAAATGTCATTTCTTGCAGATAGATATAATCAGTTAAAAAAAGAATTAAGCGAACGCGATTTATTTAAATCTTTTACCATTTCGGATTATTATTTCATGAAGTCTCTTATTTTTTCGAAACAGACGCTTCAGAACGATGAGTATACTTTATACCGTCAATTTTTTCATATTATTTACAATTCTCTTCCTAAACCAGATTTGTATGTTTATTTACATTCGAATACTGAAAAATTATTGAATAATATAAAAAATAGAGGACGAGAATATGAACAAAAAATTTCAGCAGATTACCTATCTAAAATACAGGAAAGTTATTTTGAATTTTTTAAGCAACAGCAAGATTTAAAATTTTTAGTTATTGATACTAACAACATTGACTTTGTTAACAACAGAGAAGATTATAGAAAGGTAAAAGACTGCATATTTAATGCTGAATGTAAAATGGGACTTAATAGAATTATTCTCTGA
- a CDS encoding prolyl oligopeptidase family serine peptidase — MKYLILSIIACLIMGACSNPKEKMNYPLSNKVDTVDVYFDTKVQDPYRWLEDDNSEKTKNWVISQNKLTDSYLEQIPYREKINKRLTQVWNYPKVGVPFKKGEMYFHYRNNGLQNQSVLYVQKSLDEEAKILLDPNTLSDDGTVALAGIAVSEDSKYLAYRIARSGSDWNELFIRDIATGSDLDDHLMWLKFSGVSWYKHGFFYSRYDEPKKGGELSNSNEFHKVYYHKLGNTQEQDELIYENSNYPKRLYGVNVTDDEKYLILSEMGASHGNALYFQDLSKKSSEFTLITDEIELDHSIIDDVDGKLLMYTNNGAPKYELVEVDVNKPTKEHWNILIPEKDNVLSGVKLAGGKIVASYMKDAYSKIEILNLDGTFESDLELPSIGTAGSFSGKKDENIAFYSFESFTKPDVAYKYDFTSGKSEIFYQPKINFNPDDFVTEQKFYISKDGTKIPMFIVHKKGIKLDGNNPCLLYGYGGFNVSLTPYFTPRRLVWLENGGIYVVANLRGGGEYGEDWHQAGTKMNKQNVFDDCISAAEYLIDNKYTNPNKLALKGGSNGGLLVGAVINQRPDLFKVAIPEVGVMDMLRYHKFTIGWAWAGDYGTSADSKEMFNYLLKYSPVHNIKDINYPAIMVTTADHDDRVVPAHSFKYIATLQEKYSGNNPVLIRIESKAGHGGGMPTSKQIEEYTDIWSFIFYNMDIIPEIN, encoded by the coding sequence ATGAAATACCTTATTTTATCAATAATTGCTTGCCTGATTATGGGAGCTTGTTCAAATCCAAAAGAAAAAATGAATTATCCTTTATCTAATAAAGTTGATACTGTAGATGTATATTTTGATACTAAAGTTCAGGATCCTTATCGCTGGCTTGAAGATGATAATTCTGAGAAAACTAAAAACTGGGTAATTTCTCAAAATAAGCTGACCGATTCTTATCTCGAACAAATACCTTATAGAGAAAAAATTAATAAACGACTTACCCAAGTATGGAATTATCCTAAAGTTGGGGTTCCTTTTAAAAAAGGGGAGATGTATTTTCATTATCGAAATAATGGATTGCAAAATCAATCTGTGCTGTATGTTCAAAAATCATTGGACGAAGAAGCTAAAATTTTGCTTGATCCGAATACTTTATCCGATGATGGAACAGTTGCACTTGCCGGTATTGCTGTTTCTGAAGATAGTAAGTATTTAGCTTATCGAATTGCTCGATCGGGTTCCGATTGGAATGAATTGTTTATTCGTGATATTGCGACAGGTAGTGATTTGGATGACCATTTAATGTGGTTAAAATTTTCTGGTGTTTCCTGGTATAAACATGGTTTTTTCTATTCTCGTTACGATGAGCCTAAAAAAGGAGGTGAATTGTCAAATTCCAATGAGTTTCATAAAGTGTATTATCACAAGCTAGGAAATACACAAGAGCAAGATGAGTTGATTTACGAGAATTCGAATTATCCAAAACGACTATATGGTGTGAATGTTACCGATGATGAAAAATATTTAATTCTTTCTGAAATGGGAGCAAGTCATGGAAATGCTCTTTATTTTCAAGATTTATCAAAGAAATCTTCGGAGTTTACATTAATTACTGACGAAATTGAACTGGATCATAGTATTATTGATGATGTTGATGGTAAGTTGTTAATGTATACTAATAATGGCGCACCAAAATATGAGCTTGTAGAAGTAGATGTTAATAAGCCAACCAAAGAGCATTGGAATATTCTTATTCCTGAAAAAGATAATGTTTTAAGTGGGGTTAAATTAGCTGGAGGTAAAATTGTAGCTTCTTATATGAAAGATGCTTATTCAAAAATTGAAATATTAAACTTAGATGGAACATTTGAATCTGATTTAGAATTACCAAGTATTGGAACTGCGGGTAGTTTTTCAGGGAAAAAAGATGAGAACATAGCTTTTTATAGTTTCGAATCTTTTACCAAACCAGATGTAGCCTATAAGTATGATTTTACAAGCGGAAAATCAGAAATATTTTATCAGCCAAAAATTAATTTTAATCCAGACGATTTTGTAACAGAACAGAAGTTTTATATTAGTAAGGATGGGACTAAAATTCCTATGTTTATTGTGCATAAGAAAGGAATTAAATTAGATGGTAATAATCCGTGTTTACTATATGGTTATGGAGGATTTAATGTAAGTCTTACTCCTTATTTTACACCACGAAGATTGGTTTGGCTTGAGAATGGTGGAATTTATGTAGTCGCTAATTTGAGAGGTGGCGGAGAATATGGAGAAGACTGGCATCAGGCAGGAACTAAGATGAATAAGCAAAATGTATTCGACGATTGTATTTCGGCAGCAGAATATTTAATTGATAATAAATATACGAATCCCAATAAACTTGCCTTAAAAGGTGGTTCGAATGGCGGTTTACTTGTGGGAGCAGTTATTAATCAGCGACCTGATCTGTTTAAGGTAGCCATACCCGAAGTTGGTGTTATGGATATGTTGCGATATCATAAGTTTACAATAGGTTGGGCTTGGGCTGGTGATTATGGAACTAGTGCAGATAGTAAAGAAATGTTTAATTATTTGCTAAAATATTCACCAGTTCATAATATTAAGGATATTAATTATCCTGCCATAATGGTAACTACTGCTGATCATGATGATCGTGTTGTTCCTGCTCACTCATTTAAATATATTGCTACTCTACAAGAAAAATATTCCGGAAATAATCCTGTGCTTATACGAATTGAGTCTAAAGCAGGACATGGAGGTGGAATGCCAACATCAAAACAAATTGAGGAATATACTGATATTTGGTCATTTATTTTTTACAATATGGATATAATACCCGAGATTAATTAG
- the pnp gene encoding polyribonucleotide nucleotidyltransferase: MKVIEKIIELGDGRSITIETGKLAKQADGSVVVKMGKTMLLATVVSAKDAKPDVDFMPLSVDYKEKFSALGRFPGGFMKREGRPSDYEILVSRLVDRALRPLFPEDYHADTFVSINLISADADTMPDALAGLAASAALAVSDIPFMEPISEVRVARVEGEMMINPTRTQLELADLDMIVAATMDNIMMVEGEMDEVSEAEMLEAIKFAHEAIRVQCQAQIELTELVGKTEKREYCHEDNDEELRQLIVDKTYAKVLAAARLQNPNKHERSDAFAAIKDEFIAEYSEGKEESEINKSLIGRYYHDVEKDAVREMVLEDRVRLDGRKTDQIRPIWSEVDYLPGAHGSAVFTRGETQSLTSVTLGTKLDEKIVDDVLYRGKEKFVLHYNFPPFSTGDARASRGISRREVGHGNLAFRALKGMIPEDSPYAIRVVSDILESNGSSSMATVCAGTLALMDAGIQIKKPVTGIAMGLISTAGAEKYAVLSDILGDEDHLGDMDFKVTGTKDGITATQMDIKVDGLPYEVLEQALMQARDGRLHILDKISETIEAPREDLKPHAPRIVSLSIPKDMIGAVIGPGGKIIQEIQETSGAVIVIEEVDGQGVVDISADNKEAIDIALGRIKGITAVPEVGTVYKGKVKSIVTFGAFVEVLPGKDGLLHISEIEHRRLNTVDEVLKEGQEVEVKLIDIDAKSGKLKLSRKVLLPKPEKKD; this comes from the coding sequence ATGAAAGTGATCGAAAAAATAATTGAATTAGGTGATGGAAGGTCCATCACAATTGAAACAGGAAAATTAGCAAAACAAGCTGATGGATCTGTTGTAGTAAAAATGGGTAAGACCATGTTGTTAGCTACAGTAGTATCGGCTAAAGATGCTAAGCCGGATGTGGATTTTATGCCTTTGTCGGTTGATTATAAAGAAAAATTTAGTGCACTTGGACGTTTTCCAGGTGGATTTATGAAAAGAGAAGGTCGCCCTTCTGATTATGAGATTTTAGTATCTCGTTTGGTGGATCGTGCCTTACGTCCACTTTTTCCAGAAGATTATCATGCTGATACTTTTGTATCAATTAATTTGATCTCTGCCGATGCTGATACAATGCCTGACGCTCTTGCAGGTTTGGCTGCCTCTGCAGCACTTGCTGTATCAGATATTCCATTTATGGAACCAATTTCTGAAGTACGTGTAGCCAGAGTTGAAGGTGAAATGATGATTAACCCAACTCGTACTCAATTAGAGCTTGCAGATCTTGATATGATTGTTGCAGCTACAATGGATAATATTATGATGGTAGAAGGTGAGATGGATGAAGTTTCAGAAGCTGAAATGCTAGAAGCTATCAAGTTTGCTCACGAAGCTATCAGAGTTCAATGTCAGGCTCAAATTGAGTTGACTGAACTTGTTGGAAAAACAGAGAAAAGAGAATATTGTCATGAAGATAACGATGAAGAACTTCGTCAGTTAATCGTTGATAAAACATATGCTAAAGTATTAGCTGCTGCAAGATTACAAAATCCTAACAAGCACGAAAGGTCTGATGCTTTCGCAGCAATTAAGGATGAGTTTATTGCAGAATATTCAGAAGGAAAAGAAGAGTCTGAGATTAACAAATCTCTAATTGGTCGTTACTATCACGATGTTGAGAAAGATGCTGTAAGAGAAATGGTATTGGAAGATCGAGTACGTCTTGATGGTCGTAAAACGGATCAAATTCGACCAATTTGGTCAGAAGTTGATTATCTTCCAGGTGCTCACGGGTCAGCTGTATTTACTCGTGGTGAAACACAATCTTTAACTTCGGTTACATTAGGTACCAAGTTGGATGAAAAGATTGTTGATGATGTCCTATATAGAGGAAAAGAGAAGTTTGTTCTTCACTATAATTTCCCTCCATTTTCTACTGGAGATGCACGTGCTTCTCGTGGTATTAGCCGTCGTGAAGTAGGTCACGGTAACCTTGCATTTCGCGCACTTAAGGGTATGATTCCTGAAGACTCTCCTTATGCAATTCGTGTTGTTTCTGATATACTAGAATCAAATGGTTCGTCATCAATGGCAACTGTTTGTGCTGGAACTTTAGCTTTAATGGATGCTGGTATTCAAATTAAAAAGCCGGTAACTGGTATTGCAATGGGATTGATATCTACTGCAGGGGCTGAAAAATATGCGGTGCTTTCTGATATCTTAGGTGATGAAGATCACTTGGGAGATATGGACTTTAAAGTAACAGGTACTAAAGATGGTATTACTGCTACTCAAATGGATATTAAAGTAGATGGCCTTCCTTATGAAGTATTAGAGCAAGCATTGATGCAAGCTCGTGATGGTCGTTTACATATTTTAGATAAGATTTCTGAAACTATTGAAGCTCCTCGTGAAGATCTTAAACCTCATGCTCCAAGAATTGTATCACTTTCTATTCCTAAGGATATGATTGGTGCTGTAATAGGACCAGGTGGTAAGATTATTCAGGAAATTCAGGAAACTTCGGGTGCTGTTATTGTTATTGAAGAGGTCGATGGACAAGGTGTTGTTGATATTTCAGCAGACAATAAAGAGGCAATTGATATTGCATTGGGTCGTATTAAAGGAATAACAGCTGTTCCTGAGGTAGGAACTGTTTACAAAGGAAAAGTAAAGTCTATTGTTACTTTTGGTGCTTTTGTTGAAGTTCTTCCAGGAAAAGATGGATTGCTTCATATTTCTGAAATTGAGCATCGCAGATTAAATACTGTTGATGAAGTATTGAAAGAAGGACAGGAAGTTGAAGTTAAATTGATCGATATCGATGCTAAATCGGGTAAATTAAAACTTTCTAGAAAAGTACTTTTACCAAAGCCAGAGAAAAAAGACTAA
- the rpsO gene encoding 30S ribosomal protein S15, with the protein MYLSAEKKQELFEKYGKSNKDTGTAESQIALFSYRIGHLTDHLKKNRKDYSTQRALQLLVGKRRNLLDYLKAKDIERYRAIIKALNIRK; encoded by the coding sequence ATGTATTTATCAGCAGAAAAAAAGCAAGAGCTTTTCGAGAAGTACGGGAAGTCTAACAAAGATACTGGGACTGCAGAATCTCAAATCGCTTTGTTTTCTTACCGTATTGGTCATTTAACAGACCACTTAAAGAAAAATAGAAAAGATTACAGTACCCAACGTGCACTGCAATTGTTAGTAGGTAAGAGAAGAAATCTTCTTGATTACTTAAAAGCAAAAGATATTGAAAGATACAGAGCTATTATCAAAGCTTTAAATATTCGTAAATAA